The following coding sequences are from one Candidatus Abyssobacteria bacterium SURF_5 window:
- a CDS encoding Na+/H+ antiporter subunit E, with product MILFLFNILLALAWMALTGRFGAANFMAGFVLGYLVLRLTQKKKTKSPYFSKIPQAVGFILFFVWELTKASALVTYDILTPRHRMSPGIVAIPLDARTDAEIVFLANLITLTPGTLSIEVSDDRRVLYVHALYIDSVEGFRRHVKQGFERRLLEVFR from the coding sequence ATGATCTTGTTTCTGTTCAACATCTTGCTGGCCCTGGCTTGGATGGCATTAACCGGTCGGTTCGGGGCAGCAAATTTTATGGCCGGTTTCGTCTTAGGGTATCTTGTCTTGCGGCTGACGCAGAAGAAGAAGACCAAGTCACCCTATTTTTCCAAGATTCCGCAGGCGGTCGGTTTCATCCTGTTCTTCGTTTGGGAGCTCACAAAGGCGAGCGCCCTGGTGACATACGACATCCTGACGCCGCGGCACCGGATGTCGCCGGGAATAGTGGCAATACCATTGGATGCAAGAACAGATGCGGAGATAGTTTTCCTTGCGAATCTGATCACGCTGACGCCCGGCACCTTGAGCATCGAGGTATCCGACGATCGGCGCGTATTATATGTGCATGCCCTCTACATCGACAGCGTCGAGGGATTCAGGCGTCACGTGAAGCAAGGCTTTGAAAGGCGTCTGCTGGAGGTTTTCCGATGA
- a CDS encoding Na+/H+ antiporter subunit G, with the protein MQQAMSAVFMFIGACLMLISGLGIIRFPDLYMRISASTKASTLGAGFALFSLAVHFGRIDVAMLSFATIAFLLITVPVAAHLLSRAAYHVGVPLWERSVIDELGGGQNGGYSRTGPKE; encoded by the coding sequence ATGCAGCAGGCGATGTCGGCGGTTTTCATGTTTATCGGGGCTTGTCTCATGTTGATCAGCGGCCTGGGGATCATCCGTTTTCCGGATTTATATATGCGAATCTCGGCTTCCACGAAAGCTTCGACGCTGGGGGCCGGCTTCGCATTGTTCTCGCTCGCGGTTCATTTTGGACGCATCGATGTTGCCATGCTTTCGTTTGCAACAATCGCTTTCCTGCTGATAACGGTACCGGTAGCCGCTCATTTGCTCAGCAGGGCCGCATATCATGTAGGTGTTCCCCTTTGGGAGCGGTCGGTCATAGACGAGCTCGGCGGTGGGCAAAATGGAGGGTATAGTCGGACTGGACCCAAGGAATGA